Proteins encoded by one window of Sorex araneus isolate mSorAra2 chromosome 3, mSorAra2.pri, whole genome shotgun sequence:
- the SERPINF2 gene encoding alpha-2-antiplasmin isoform X2 codes for MMVFTTDLFSLVAQTSNSPNLILSPLSVALALSHLTLGAQNQTLQKLLQALHVDSEPCLPSVLSHLCQDLGPGAVRLAARMYLQKGFPIKEDFLEQSEQIFGAKPVSLTGRKEEDLENINHWVKEATEGKIENFLSELPHDMVLLLLNAIHFQGFWRSKFDPNLTTRDVFHLDEQFMVPVEMMQAHSYPLRWFLLEQPEIQVAHFPFKNNMSFVVLLPTHFEWNVSQILANLSWDTLHPPLLRERPTKVKLPKLHLKYQLDLVATLSQLGLQELFEAPDLRGISEQGLVVSSVQHQSTLELSEVGVEAAAATGTAMSRMSLSAFSVNRPFLFFILEDATGLPLFVGSVRNPTPSLSPERKEQQDAPSDRDVDIYHLLKEFASEDKSMDPSLKLVPRMEEEYPEPSGPK; via the exons ATGATGGTCTTCACCACAGACCTCTTCTCCTTGGTGGCCCAAACATCCAACAGCCCCAACCTCATCCTGTCACCTCTGAGCGTGGCCCTGGCACTGTCTCACCTGACGCTAG GTGCCCAGAACCAGACGCTGCAGAAGCTGCTGCAGGCGCTGCACGTGGACTCGGAGCCCTGCCTCCCCTCCGTGCTGAGTCACCTCTGCCAGGACCTGGGGCCCGGAGCAGTCCGCCTGGCTGCCAGGATGTACCTGCAGAAAg GGTTTCCCATCAAAGAGGACTTCCTGGAGCAGTCGGAACAGATCTTTGGCGCGAAGCCCGTGAGCCTgacgggaaggaaggaggaggaccTGGAGAACATCAACCACTGGGTGAAGGAGGCCACGGAAGGGAAGATCGAGAACTTCCTCTCAGAACTGCCGCATGACatggtgctgctgctgctcaaCGCCATCCACTTCCAGG GTTTCTGGAGGAGCAAGTTTGACCCAAACCTCACCACGAGGGACGTGTTCCACCTGGACGAGCAGTTCATGGTGCCGGTGGAGATGATGCAGGCCCACTCCTACCCACTGCGCTGGTTCCTGCTGGAGCAGCCCGAGATACAG GTGGCTCACTTCCCCTTTAAGAACAACATGAGCTTCGTGGTCCTGCTGCCCACCCACTTTGAGTGGAACGTATCCCAGATACTGGCCAACCTGAGCTGGGACACCTTGCACCCGCCCCTGCTGCGGGAGAGACCCACTAAGGTCAAGCTGCCCAAGCTGCATCTCAAATACCAGCTGGACCTGGTGGCCACCCTCAGCCAGCTGG GCCTGCAGGAGCTGTTCGAGGCCCCAGACCTGCGGGGGATCTCCGAGCAGGGACTGGTGGTGTCCAGCGTGCAGCATCAGTCCACGCTGGAGCTCAGCGAGGTGGGCGTGGAGGCGGCGGCCGCCACGGGCACCGCCATGTCCCGCATGTCCCTGTCGGCGTTCAGCGTGAACCgccccttcctcttcttcatcctgGAGGACGCCACAGGCCTGCCCCTTTTCGTGGGCAGCGTGAggaaccccacccccagcctgtcgcCCGAGCGGAAGGAGCAGCAGGACGCGCCCAGCGACAGGGACGTGGACATCTACCACCTCCTGAAAGAGTTTGCCAGCGAAGACAAGTCCATGGACCCCAGCTTGAAACTCGTGCCCCGCATGGAGGAGGAGTACCCCGAGCCCAGCGGCCCCAAGTGA
- the SERPINF2 gene encoding alpha-2-antiplasmin isoform X1: protein MAPLPGLLVLSLSCLQGLCSAFSPVAAVQPLNYQHGYGQTQERLSPLTFLKLSKQQEADPRNILKRSQGDCKGLPTPEQIRKLAQAMMVFTTDLFSLVAQTSNSPNLILSPLSVALALSHLTLGAQNQTLQKLLQALHVDSEPCLPSVLSHLCQDLGPGAVRLAARMYLQKGFPIKEDFLEQSEQIFGAKPVSLTGRKEEDLENINHWVKEATEGKIENFLSELPHDMVLLLLNAIHFQGFWRSKFDPNLTTRDVFHLDEQFMVPVEMMQAHSYPLRWFLLEQPEIQVAHFPFKNNMSFVVLLPTHFEWNVSQILANLSWDTLHPPLLRERPTKVKLPKLHLKYQLDLVATLSQLGLQELFEAPDLRGISEQGLVVSSVQHQSTLELSEVGVEAAAATGTAMSRMSLSAFSVNRPFLFFILEDATGLPLFVGSVRNPTPSLSPERKEQQDAPSDRDVDIYHLLKEFASEDKSMDPSLKLVPRMEEEYPEPSGPK, encoded by the exons ATGGCGCCGCTCCCGGGGCTCCTGGTGCTCAGCTTGTCCTGCCTGCAAGGCCTCTGCTCAGCG TTCTCTCCTGTGGCGGCCGTGCAGCCCTTGAACTATCAG CACGGGTACGGGCAGACCCAGGAGAGGCTGTCCCCTCTCACCTTCCTCAAGTTGAGCAAGCAG CAGGAGGCTGATCCCCGCAATATCTTGAAGAGGTCCCAAGGAGACTGCAAGGGGCTCCCCACCCCAGAACAGATACGCAAACTGGCGCAGGCCATGATGGTCTTCACCACAGACCTCTTCTCCTTGGTGGCCCAAACATCCAACAGCCCCAACCTCATCCTGTCACCTCTGAGCGTGGCCCTGGCACTGTCTCACCTGACGCTAG GTGCCCAGAACCAGACGCTGCAGAAGCTGCTGCAGGCGCTGCACGTGGACTCGGAGCCCTGCCTCCCCTCCGTGCTGAGTCACCTCTGCCAGGACCTGGGGCCCGGAGCAGTCCGCCTGGCTGCCAGGATGTACCTGCAGAAAg GGTTTCCCATCAAAGAGGACTTCCTGGAGCAGTCGGAACAGATCTTTGGCGCGAAGCCCGTGAGCCTgacgggaaggaaggaggaggaccTGGAGAACATCAACCACTGGGTGAAGGAGGCCACGGAAGGGAAGATCGAGAACTTCCTCTCAGAACTGCCGCATGACatggtgctgctgctgctcaaCGCCATCCACTTCCAGG GTTTCTGGAGGAGCAAGTTTGACCCAAACCTCACCACGAGGGACGTGTTCCACCTGGACGAGCAGTTCATGGTGCCGGTGGAGATGATGCAGGCCCACTCCTACCCACTGCGCTGGTTCCTGCTGGAGCAGCCCGAGATACAG GTGGCTCACTTCCCCTTTAAGAACAACATGAGCTTCGTGGTCCTGCTGCCCACCCACTTTGAGTGGAACGTATCCCAGATACTGGCCAACCTGAGCTGGGACACCTTGCACCCGCCCCTGCTGCGGGAGAGACCCACTAAGGTCAAGCTGCCCAAGCTGCATCTCAAATACCAGCTGGACCTGGTGGCCACCCTCAGCCAGCTGG GCCTGCAGGAGCTGTTCGAGGCCCCAGACCTGCGGGGGATCTCCGAGCAGGGACTGGTGGTGTCCAGCGTGCAGCATCAGTCCACGCTGGAGCTCAGCGAGGTGGGCGTGGAGGCGGCGGCCGCCACGGGCACCGCCATGTCCCGCATGTCCCTGTCGGCGTTCAGCGTGAACCgccccttcctcttcttcatcctgGAGGACGCCACAGGCCTGCCCCTTTTCGTGGGCAGCGTGAggaaccccacccccagcctgtcgcCCGAGCGGAAGGAGCAGCAGGACGCGCCCAGCGACAGGGACGTGGACATCTACCACCTCCTGAAAGAGTTTGCCAGCGAAGACAAGTCCATGGACCCCAGCTTGAAACTCGTGCCCCGCATGGAGGAGGAGTACCCCGAGCCCAGCGGCCCCAAGTGA
- the WDR81 gene encoding WD repeat-containing protein 81 — MALGSKRREIAPSAAAPAWSPPPNPDMQELLQRVERDLNIDARQLAPAPGGTHVVALVPARWLASIRERRLPPGPCPRAEGLGEAEVRTLLQRSVQRLPPGWTRVEVHGLRKRRLAYPLGGGLSSEDGSGSPETLNRFMRDVAAQNYRNLWRHAYQTYGQPYSHSPPPLAGPALDSVRQALQRVYGCPFLPLGEATPCPSHIRDGPCPPRASPACPSLLRAEALLESPEMLYVLHPYMQFSLHDVVTFSPAKLTNSQAKVLFILFRVLRAMEACHRQGLACGALSLHHIAVDEKLCSELRLDLSAYERPEEDEDRDIPVSRTGPAVKPAEAEERAVGNAACQEELRGLVLDWVHGRISNFHYLMQLNRLAGRRQGDPNYHPVLPWVVDFTTPHGRFRDLCKSKFRLNKGDKQLDFTYEMTRQAFVAGGTGGGEPPHVPHHISDVLSDITYYVYKARRTPRSVLCGHVRAQWEPHEYPASMERMQNWTPDECIPEFYTDPSIFRSIHPDMPDLDVPAWCSSGQEFVAAHRALLESREVSQDLHHWIDLTFGYKLQGKEAVKEKNVCLHLVDAHTHLTSFGVVQLFDQPHPRRLAGAPALAPEPPLIPRLLFQTIQESTGREDFPGQLPNGAGRLVLEATPCVTGWSRDRQVAGEDDLEQATEALDSIALAGRAADQLGPSASSSPSSSASASIQGPPSLLSFSVASASRPSRRSKVAGTDLGDGEEGKILLPEGFNPLQALEEVEKLGHFLTKGLGGQLEVAEKPQLRSPVQLRDLFHRDMQALGVLLAEMVFATRVRTLQPDAPLWMRFEAVRGLCMRHPKEIPVSLQPVLDVLLQLSGPEGLVGPRGKPDPLFAYRPISQGLPPPCPTQLLSPFSSVVPFPPYFPALHKFILLYQSRRVEDEAQGRELVFSLWQHLGAVLNDITPEGLEILLPFVLSLMSEEHTAVYTAWYLFEPVAKSLGPKNANKYLLKPLIGAYESPCRLHGRFYLYTDCFVAQLMARLGLQAFLVHLLPHVLQVLAGVEASPEESKGLAGAAEDEENEPPGARPSSCAFGEEIQMDEEPAAASGLGLPDYTSGVSFRDQADLPETEDFQTGLYVTASPQPQEAEAVSLGRLSDKSSTSETSLGEERAADEGAAPLDKSSLRSGDSSQDLKQSEGSEDEEEEEEEGCVVLEEEEEGEGEPEEGPGGAELTLADTVLSMETVVAGGGGTDQEEEEEPLTEQSEDKEQKILLDTACKTVRWLSAKLGPTVTSRHVARNLLRLLTSCYVGPTRQQFTVSSVESPPLSAGNIYQKRPVLGDVVSAPVLSCLLHIARLYGEPVLTYQYLPYISYLVALGGTSSPSRLNSRKEAGLLAAVTLTQKIIVYLSDTTLMDILPRISHEVLLPVLSFLTSLVTGFPSGAQARTVLCMKTISLIALICLRIGQEMVQQHLSEPVATFFQVFSQLHELQQQDLKLDSSGRGEGQLPEVTFSDGQQRLVDPALLDELQKVFTLEMAYTIYVPFSCLLGDIIRKVIPNHELVGELAGLYLESISSSGHNLASTEPMAPSTGPEWDPHSAGACSQDDGRSGTFGSVLVGNRIQIPSGSQADSPGPLGPISGAGVGGGLGSESEDNALKRELPRSAHGLSGNWLAYWQYEIGVSQHDAHFHFHQIRLQSFPGHSGAVKCVAPLGGEDFFLSGSKDRTVRLWPLYNSGDGTSETAPRLVYSQHRKSVFFAGQLEGPQCVVTCDGAVHVWDPFTGKTIRTVEPSDSRMPLTAVALMPAPHTSITMASSDSTLRFVDCRKPGLQHEFRLGGGLSPGLVRSLAVSPSGRSVVAGFSSGFMVLLDTRTGLVLRGWPAHEGDILQIKAVEGSILVSSSSDHSLTVWKELEQKPTHHYKSASDPIHTFDLYGSEVVTGTVANKIGVCSLLEPPSQATTKLSSENFKGTLTSLALLPTKRHLLLGSDNGVIRLLA; from the exons ATGGCCCTGGGGAGCAAGCGGCGGGAAATTGCTCCCAGCGCGGCGGCGCCGGCCTGGTCCCCGCCCCCGAACCCGGACATGCAGGAACTGCTCCAGCGAGTGGAGCGGGACCTCAACATCGATGCCCGGCAGCTGGCCCCGGCCCCAGGGGGCACCCACGTGGTGGCTCTCGTGCCCGCACGCTGGCTGGCCAGCATCCGCGAACGCCGGCTGCCCCCGGGCCCCTGTCcccgggctgaggggctgggcGAAGCGGAAGTCAGGACGCTCCTGCAGCGCTCAGTGCAGAGGCTGCCTCCGGGCTGGACGCGCGTGGAGGTGCACGGGCTGCGGAAACGGAGGCTGGCCTACCCGTTGGGCGGTGGCCTGTCCTCCGAGGACGGCTCGGGCAGCCCGGAGACCCTCAATCGCTTCATGCGGGATGTGGCTGCCCAGAATTATCGGAACCTGTGGCGCCATGCTTATCAGACTTACGGGCAGCCCTACAGCCATAGTCCTCCCCCCTTAGCTGGGCCTGCCCTGGACTCAGTCCGACAGGCTCTTCAGAGGGTCTATGGGTGCCCGTTCCTGCCCTTGGGGGAAGCCACTCCGTGCCCATCCCATATCAGAGATGGTCCCTGCCCTCCAAGGGCCAGCCCTGCCTGTCCCAGCCTTCTGAGAGCTGAGGCCCTGCTGGAATCCCCAGAGATGCTCTACGTGCTCCATCCCTACATGCAGTTCTCCCTGCATGATGTGGTCACCTTCAGCCCTGCCAAACTGACTAACAGCCAAGCCAAGGTGCTCTTCATTCTCTTCCGCGTGCTGCGGGCCATGGAGGCCTGTCACCGCCAGGGACTTGCCTGTGGGGCCCTGTCTCTGCACCACATCGCGGTGGATGAGAAGCTGTGCAGTGAACTCCGGCTGGACCTGAGTGCTTATGAGAGGCCAGAGGAGGATGAGGACCGGGATATCCCTGTAAGCAGGACAGGGCCGGCCGTTAAGCCTGCAGAAGCAGAGGAACGGGCCGTGGGGAATGCCGCTTGCCAGGAGGAACTGAGGGGTCTTGTTCTGGACTGGGTCCACGGCCGCATCAGCAACTTCCACTACCTCATGCAGCTGAATCGGCTGGCGGGACGCCGGCAGGGGGACCCCAACTACCACCCTGTGTTGCCTTGGGTGGTGGATTTCACCACACCGCACGGGCGCTTCCGGGACCTGTGCAAGTCAAAGTTCCGCCTCAACAAGGGGGACAAGCAGCTGGACTTCACCTACGAGATGACGAGGCAGGCATTTGTCGCAGGCGGCACCGGGGGTGGGGAGCCCCCCCACGTGCCTCACCACATCTCTGACGTGCTCTCGGACATCACCTACTATGTGTACAAGGCACGGCGCACGCCCCGCTCCGTGCTCTGTGGACATGTGAGGGCTCAGTGGGAGCCCCACGAGTACCCCGCCAGCATGGAGCGGATGCAGAATTGGACTCCTGACGAATGCATCCCCGAGTTCTACACCGACCCCTCTATTTTCCGTTCCATCCATCCTGATATGCCAGATCTGGACGTGCCAGCCTGGTGCAGCTCCGGCCAGGAATTTGTGGCAGCCCACCGGGCACTGCTGGAGAGCCGTGAGGTGTCGCAGGACCTGCACCACTGGATCGATCTCACCTTCGGCTACAAGCTCCAGGGCAAGGAGGCAGTGAAGGAGAAGAATGTGTGTCTGCACCTGGTGGACGCACACACGCACCTCACCAGCTTTGGTGTCGTGCAGCTCTTTGACCAGCCACACCCCCGGCGCCTGGCCGGGGCAcctgccctggcccctgagccTCCACTCATCCCCAGGCTGTTGTTCCAGACCATCCAGGAGAGTACTGGCCGGGAGGACTTcccaggccagcttccaaacGGGGCAGGCCGACTGGTTTTGGAGGCTACCCCGTGTGTGACTGGTTGGAGCCGGGACCGGCAGGTGGCGGGGGAAGATGACTTGGAGCAGGCCACCGAAGCTCTGGATTCCATCGCCCTAGCCGGGAGAGCTGCTGACCAGCTGggcccctccgcctcctcctcaccttcctcctctgcctctgcctccatTCAGGGGCCCCCGAGCCTCCTTTCTTTCTCAGTGGCCTCTGCCTCTCGTCCTAGCCGCAGGAGCAAAGTGGCAGGCACAGACctgggggacggggaggaggggaagattCTGCTCCCCGAGGGCTTCAACCCCTTGCAGGCCCTGGAAGAGGTGGAGAAACTCGGCCACTTCCTGACCAAAGGCCTCGGAGGCCAGTTGGAGGTGGCAGAGAAGCCCCAGCTCCGTTCCCCCGTGCAGCTCCGGGACCTCTTCCACCGCGACATGCAGGCGCTGGGGGTCCTACTGGCCGAGATGGTATTTGCCACCCGTGTCCGAACGCTGCAACCAGATGCGCCTTTGTGGATGCGCTTTGAAGCGGTTCGGGGACTCTGCATGCGCCACCCCAAGGAGATCCCTGTGTCTCTGCAGCCCGTGCTGGATGTGCTCCTGCAGCTGAGCGGACCTGAAGGCCTCGTGGGTCCCCGGGGGAAGCCAGACCCCTTGTTTGCCTACAGACCCATCTCCCAGGGgttgcccccaccctgcccgacCCAGCTCCTCAGCCCCTTCAGCTCTGTGGTCCCCTTTCCACCCTACTTCCCGGCGCTGCACAAGTTCATCCTCCTGTACCAGTCACGGCGCGTGGAGGACGAGGCCCAGGGCCGCGAGCTGGTCTTCAGCCTGTGGCAGCATCTGGGTGCCGTGCTGAATGACATCACCCCCGAGGGTCTGGAGATCCTGCTGCCTTTTGTGCTGTCCCTCATGTCCGAGGAGCACACGGCTGTCTACACAGCCTGGTATCTCTTTGAGCCCGTGGCCAAGTCCCTGGGCCCCAAAAATGCCAATAAGTACCTCCTGAAGCCTCTCATCGGGGCCTACGAGAGCCCCTGCCGGCTCCACGGCCGCTTCTACCTGTACACTGACTGCTTCGTGGCCCAGCTGATGGCGCGGCTGGGGCTGCAGGCCTTCCTCGTGCATCTGCTGCCCCACGTCCTGCAGGTGCTGGCCGGGGTGGAGGCCTCCCCGGAGGAGAGCAAGGGCCTGGCAGGGGCTGCTGAGGACGAAGAGAATGAGCCCCCGGGGGCCAGGCCCAGCTCTTGTGCCTTCGGGGAAGAGATTCAGATGGATGAGGAGCCGGCTGCCGCCTCAGGCCTGGGGCTTCCGGACTACACATCTGGCGTCAGCTTCCGAGACCAGGCCGACCTCCCTGAGACCGAGGACTTCCAGACTGGCCTCTATGTGACTGCGTCCCCGCAGCCCCAGGAGGCCGAGGCCGTGAGTCTCGGCCGGCTGAGTGACAAGAGCAGCACTAGCGAGACCTCTCTGGGCGAGGAGCGGGCGGCAGACGAGGGGGCCGCACCCCTGGACAAGAGCAGCCTCAGGTCGGGTGATAGCAGCCAGGACCTGAAGCAGAGCGAGGGATCCgaggacgaggaagaggaggaggaggaaggctgtgtggtgctggaggaggaggaggagggcgaggGCGAGCCGGAGGAGGGCCCCGGGGGCGCTGAGCTCACTCTCGCCGACACGGTGCTGTCCATGGAGACGGTGGTGGCTGGTGGCGGCGGGACAGaccaggaggaagaagaggaaccgCTGACGGAGCAGTCAGAGGACAAAGAGCAGAAGATCCTTCTAG ATACAGCCTGCAAGACGGTTCGCTGGCTCTCCGCCAAGCTCGGCCCCACGGTCACCTCTCGCCACGTGGCCCGGAACCTGCTGCGCCTGCTGACGTCTTGCTACGTGG GGCCCACCCGGCAGCAGTTCACGGTGAGCAGCGTGGAGAGCCCCCCGCTGAGTGCCGGCAACATCTACCAGAAGAGACCCGTGCTGGGTGATGTGGTGTCGGCGCCCGTGCTCAGCTGCCTCCTGCACATCGCACGCCTATACGGGGAGCCCGTGCTCACCTACCAGTACCTGCCCTACATCAGCTACCTG GTGGCCCTGGGGGGCACCTCCAGTCCCAGTCGACTTAATAGTCGTAAGGAGGCGGGGCTGCTGGCTGCCGTGACGCTGACCCAGAAGATCATCGTGTACCTGTCGGACACCACCCTCATGGACATCCTGCCCCGCATCAGCCACGAGGTCCTGCTGCCAGTGCTCAGCTTCCTCACTTCCCTCGTCACAGG TTTCCCGAGCGGGGCTCAGGCCCGGACGGTGCTGTGCATGAAGACCATCAGCCTCATCGCCCTCATCTGCCTGCGCATCGGACAGGAGATGGTTCAGCAGCACCTGAGCGAGCCCGTGGCCACCTTCTTCCAGGTCTTCTCTCAGCTGCACGAGCTCCAGCAGCAG GATCTGAAGCTGGATTCGTCAGGCCGTGGAGAGGGCCAGCTGCCAGAGGTGACCTTCTCTGACGGGCAGCAGCGGCTGGTGGACCCTGCTCTGCTGGACGAGCTGCAGAAGGTGTTCACCCTGGAGATGGCGTACACCATCTACGTGCCCTTCTCCTGCCTGTTGG GTGACATCATCCGGAAAGTCATCCCCAACCACGAACTGGTTGGAGAGCTGGCGGGGCTGTACCTGGAGAGCATCAGTTCCAGCGGCCACAACCTGGCCAGCACAGAGCCCATGGCACCCAGCACGGGCCCCGAGTGGGACCCCCACTCGGCCGGGGCCTGCAGCCAGGATGACGGCCGCTCAGGGACCTTCGGGAGCGTGCTGGTGGGCAACCGCATCCAGATCCCCAGCGGCTCCCAGGCCGAcagccccgggcccctgggccccaTCTCCGGGGCGGGCGTTGGCGGAGGCCTGGGCAGCGAGAGCGAGGACAACGCGCTGAAGCGGGAGCTGCCCCGGAGCGCGCATGGGCTGAGCGGGAACTGGCTGGCCTACTGGCAGTACGAGATCGGCGTCAGCCAGCACGACGCCCACTTCCACTTCCACCAGATCCGCCTGCAGAGCTTCCCGGGCCACTCGGGGGCCGTCAAGTGCGTGGCCCCCCTCGGCGGCGAGGACTTCTTCCTGAGCGGCAGCAAGGACCGCACTGTGCGCCTCTGGCCGCTCTACAACTCCGGCGACGGCACGAGTGAGACGGCGCCACGCCTCGTCTACTCCCAGCACCGCAAGAGCGTCTTCTTCGCCGGCCAGCTGGAGGGCCCGCAGTGCGTGGTGACCTGCGACGGGGCTGTGCACGTCTGGGACCCCTTCACGG ggAAGACCATCCGCACGGTGGAGCCCTCAGACAGCCGCATGCCCCTGACGGCGGTGGCTCTCATGCCCGCCCCCCACACCAGCATCACCATGGCCAGCTCCGACTCCACTCTGCGCTTTGTGGACTGCAGGAAGCCTGGCCTACAG CATGAGTTCCGTCTGGGAGGCGGGCTGAGCCCCGGGCTTGTCCGCTCCCTGGCTGTCAGCCCCAGTGGCCGGAGCGTTGTGGCCGGCTTCTCCTCGGGCTTCATGGTGCTCCTGGACACACGCACAGGCCTGGTTCTTCGAGGCTGGCCGGCCCACGAGGGGGACATCCTGCAGATCAAG GCCGTGGAGGGCAGCATCTTGGTCAGCTCCTCATCCGATCACTCCCTGACCGTGTGGAAGGAGCTGGAACAGAAGCCCACACACCACTACAAGTCGGCCTCTGACCCCATCCACACCTTCGACCTGTACGGCAGCGAGGTGGTCACCGGCACCGTGGCCAACAAGATCGGTGTCTGCTCGCTGCTCGAGCCGCCGTCGCAGGCCACCACCAAGCTCAGCTCAGAGAACTTCAAGGGCACACTCACCAGCCTGGCCTTGCTGCCCACCAAGCGGCACCTCTTACTGGGCTCGGACAACGGCGTCATCCGCCTCTTGGCCTAG